In a single window of the Gossypium hirsutum isolate 1008001.06 chromosome D02, Gossypium_hirsutum_v2.1, whole genome shotgun sequence genome:
- the LOC107909872 gene encoding two-component response regulator ORR21 encodes MATMHRVVQSSVSTSDATTTSYDGLTSCKAADIVISDQFPAGLRVLVVDDDITCLKILEKMLHRCRYHVTTCPQAKVALNLLRERKGCFDVILSDVYMPDMDGYKLLEHVGLEMDLPVIMMSADGSTRAVMKGIRHGACDYLIKPIREEELKNIWQHVVRKKWNENKELEHSGSLDDTDQHKQRHDDAEYASSVNDATETSLKPLKKRSNSKEEDDGEIDNDDPSTSKKPRVVWSVELHQQFVSAVNQLGIDKAVPKRILELMNVPGLTRENVASHLQKFRLYLKRISGVAQQGGIANPLCGPVEANVKIGSLGSFNIQALAASGQIPPQTLAAVHAELLGRSAGNLVVATDQPALLQATPQGAKCIQVDQGVAFVQHSVKSESSSSKHFSQSFAPVEDVASGFRSWPSNNIGTAGPSNSGGLSSQNGNMLIDLLQQQQQLQKPQQRSTVSELRRSINVQPSCHVVPSQSSASFRAGNSPVSVTQNGSYSRTAVIDYSLLSSQSNCPSLNIGQVSDVNLQTTGVLSGYIPPASVSPSVSSCSVNADNCASQQVQTSSMTFKASRHLPGFVHSTSNIPDPYGSTKSGDLLNQEPFNNLGYINKGTCLPAKFAVDEFQSHLSSSSHGKVFSENIGTRVKQEPSMEFGDNAKVGIPMLQQFRPNDLMSVFTE; translated from the exons ATGGCTACCATGCATAGAGTTGTACAGTCCAGTGTGAGTACGAGCGACGCTACCACTACCAGCTACGACGGCTTGACGTCATGCAAAGCAGCGGATATTGTGATCTCTGATCAGTTCCCGGCTGGGTTGAGGGTTCTAGTTGTGGACGATGACATTACTTGCTTAAAAATCCTCGAGAAGATGCTTCACCGTTGCCGCTATCACG ttACTACTTGTCCCCAAGCCAAAGTTGCTCTGAACCTTTTACGGGAGAGAAAAGGGTGTTTTGATGTGATACTAAGTGATGTTTATATGCCAGATATGGATGGTTATAAACTCCTCGAACATGTTGGGCTTGAAATGGATCTTCCAGTAATTA TGATGTCGGCTGATGGGAGCACACGTGCTGTTATGAAGGGAATTAGACATGGGGCTTGTGATTATTTGATTAAGCCCATACGTGAGGAAGAATTAAAGAATATATGGCAGCATGTTGTGAGGAAGAAATGGAATGAGAATAAGGAGCTAGAACATTCAGGAAGCTTAGATGATACTGATCAGCATAAACAAAGGCATGATGATGCTGAATATGCTTCTTCCGTCAATGATGCAACAGAGACATCATTGAAACCTCTGAAAAAGAGGAGCAATTCAAAAGAAGAGGATGATGGTGAAATTGACAATGATGATCCATCCACATCAAAGAAACCACGTGTTGTTTGGTCAGTGGAACTGCACCAACAATTTGTCAGTGCTGTAAACCAGCTAGGGATTGATA AGGCTGTTCCCAAGAGAATTCTTGAGCTGATGAATGTACCTGGTTTAACTAGAGAAAATGTTGCCAGCCATTTGCAG AAATTCAGACTATACTTGAAAAGAATAAGTGGAGTGGCTCAACAAGGTGGTATTGCTAATCCACTTTGTGGGCCAGTAGAAGCAAATGTTAAAATTGGTTCACTTGGAAGTTTTAACATCCAAGCATTGGCTGCCTCTGGACAAATTCCTCCACAAACCTTAGCAGCTGTCCATGCTGAGCTCTTAGGTCGATCTGCTGGCAATTTAGTTGTGGCTACGGACCAGCCAGCACTTCTTCAAGCAACCCCTCAAGGGGCCAAGTGTATTCAAGTTGATCAGGGAGTCGCATTTGTTCAACATTCAGTAAAAAGCGAATCCAGTAGCTCCAAACACTTCTCACAATCCTTTGCACCTGTTGAAGATGTTGCTTCAGGGTTCAGATCATGGCCCTCTAATAACATTGGTACGGCAGGACCCAGTAATAGTGGAGGGTTAAGTTCTCAGAATGGTAACATGCTTATTGATTTGTTGCAACAACAGCAACAACTCCAGAAACCACAGCAGCGATCTACTGTTTCTGAGCTGCGCCGCTCAATCAATGTGCAGCCTTCTTGCCATGTTGTACCCTCTCAGTCATCTGCTAGTTTTCGAGCAGGAAATAGTCCCGTTTCTGTGACCCAAAATGGCAGCTATAGCAGGACTGCTGTTATTGATTACAGTCTTCTTTCATCTCAATCAAATTGTCCTTCATTGAATATTGGGCAAGTATCAGATGTGAATCTCCAAACTACAGGCGTTCTTAGTGGTTACATACCCCCTGCTTCTGTTTCTCCATCTGTTTCATCTTGCTCAGTAAATGCTGACAATTGTGCTAGTCAGCAAGTTCAAACTTCAAGCATGACATTTAAAGCATCCAGGCATTTGCCAGGATTTGTCCATAGCACGAGTAATATCCCGGATCCTTATGGTTCTACTAAGTCTGGGGATTTGCTCAATCAAGAACCTTTTAATAATCTTGGATATATTAATAAAGGAACTTGCCTTCCAGCCAAGTTTGCTGTTGATGAATTTCAATCACATTTGAGCAGCTCTAGCCATGGAAAGGTTTTTAGTGAGAACATTGGTACCAGAGTGAAGCAGGAGCCTAGTATGGAGTTTGGGGATAATGCAAAAGTGGGAATCCCAATGCTACAACAATTTCGTCCAAATGATCTCATGAGTGTTTTCACTGAATAG